Proteins encoded together in one Phyllobacterium zundukense window:
- the bioD gene encoding dethiobiotin synthase yields the protein MTMRFVVTGTDTNIGKTVFSAALADALGAAYWKPVQSGLSGETDSQTVQRLGRIPPERIFPEAWRLKTPASPHVAARIAQVRIDPEALSPPSVESPLVIEGAGGVLVPLTQSQVFADVFARWQIPVILCARTELGTINHTLLSLEALRRRSIPVFGVAFIGNEQTDTLEIIPQLGNVTCLGRLPLLAPLTPCALRQAFQIHFDISCFQKGLL from the coding sequence ATGACGATGCGTTTTGTCGTCACGGGAACGGACACCAACATCGGCAAGACGGTATTTTCGGCAGCATTGGCCGATGCGCTTGGTGCTGCTTACTGGAAGCCCGTCCAGTCGGGCCTTTCAGGAGAAACGGATAGCCAAACAGTCCAGCGTCTCGGACGGATACCGCCTGAACGTATTTTCCCAGAGGCGTGGCGGCTGAAGACGCCGGCTTCGCCGCATGTGGCTGCCAGGATTGCCCAGGTTCGGATTGACCCGGAAGCGCTGTCACCTCCGTCGGTAGAGTCTCCGCTTGTCATCGAAGGGGCGGGCGGCGTGCTGGTCCCCTTGACGCAAAGCCAAGTGTTCGCCGATGTTTTTGCCCGCTGGCAGATTCCGGTGATCCTTTGCGCCCGCACCGAGCTTGGAACGATCAACCACACGCTGCTATCACTTGAAGCTCTGCGCCGGCGTTCCATTCCGGTTTTCGGCGTTGCGTTCATCGGCAACGAACAGACCGATACGCTGGAGATCATCCCCCAACTCGGCAACGTAACCTGTCTTGGACGGTTACCGCTGCTTGCTCCCCTGACGCCTTGTGCATTGCGCCAGGCGTTTCAGATTCATTTCGACATTTCCTGTTTTCAGAAAGGGCTCCTGTGA
- a CDS encoding GntR family transcriptional regulator, with the protein MSTTNADTIANRISRILADRIVTGQLEPGTKLRQDHIAEEFGASHVPVREAFRKLEAQGLAVSEPRRGVRVASFDFKEVREVALMRAELEGLALRQAAQHLTSSILEQAEEATVAGDNSRDVRSWEEANRRFHRLILVPCGMPRLLAAIDDLHSVSARFLFSAWRSDWEVRTDHDHRAILGFLRQGNVDNAVAVLERHVQWIGQKPVRSATGSTRDAFAIVG; encoded by the coding sequence ATGAGCACAACGAATGCAGACACCATCGCCAACCGCATTAGCCGTATTCTTGCTGACAGGATCGTCACCGGCCAGCTGGAGCCGGGTACGAAACTGCGGCAGGATCACATTGCCGAGGAATTCGGGGCGAGCCATGTGCCGGTCCGGGAAGCCTTCCGCAAACTGGAGGCGCAGGGGCTGGCGGTCAGCGAGCCGCGGCGCGGCGTCCGGGTCGCCTCTTTCGATTTTAAGGAGGTGCGGGAAGTGGCGCTGATGCGTGCCGAGCTTGAAGGTCTGGCGCTGCGGCAGGCTGCCCAACATTTGACATCCTCAATTCTCGAACAGGCCGAAGAGGCAACTGTTGCCGGGGACAATTCCCGCGATGTGCGCTCCTGGGAGGAGGCGAACCGGCGATTTCACCGGCTGATCCTCGTGCCATGCGGCATGCCGCGGCTGCTTGCCGCGATCGATGACCTTCATTCGGTAAGCGCGCGTTTCCTGTTTTCCGCCTGGCGATCCGATTGGGAAGTGCGGACTGACCATGATCATCGCGCTATCCTCGGATTTCTGCGCCAGGGTAACGTCGACAACGCCGTTGCCGTGCTTGAGCGCCACGTCCAGTGGATCGGGCAAAAGCCTGTGAGAAGTGCCACAGGTTCGACGCGAGACGCTTTCGCGATCGTCGGCTAG
- a CDS encoding zincin-like metallopeptidase domain-containing protein, with protein sequence MRRAEPEPRPDHTSYLASWLKVVSDDERAIFQAAAHAQRAVSFLHGLSPDH encoded by the coding sequence ATGCGTCGCGCTGAGCCGGAGCCACGGCCGGACCATACGTCTTACCTTGCCTCGTGGCTGAAGGTCGTATCCGATGACGAGCGGGCCATCTTTCAGGCCGCGGCGCATGCCCAGCGTGCTGTCAGCTTCCTGCACGGTCTCTCGCCCGACCATTAA
- a CDS encoding DUF736 domain-containing protein, producing the protein MATIGTFTSTENGFTGSIRTLALNVKARIARIDNPSDKGPHFRIYGGNVELGAAWQKRSEQTDRDYLSVKLDDPSFPTPIYATLADVESEDGYQLIWSRPKRD; encoded by the coding sequence ATGGCAACCATCGGCACCTTTACCTCCACCGAAAACGGCTTCACCGGTTCGATCCGCACCCTCGCGCTCAACGTCAAGGCTCGCATCGCCCGCATCGACAACCCCTCCGACAAAGGACCGCACTTTCGCATCTACGGGGGTAACGTCGAGCTGGGTGCCGCCTGGCAGAAGCGCTCCGAGCAGACGGACCGCGACTACCTCTCGGTCAAGCTGGACGACCCGAGCTTCCCGACTCCGATCTACGCAACACTCGCCGATGTCGAAAGCGAGGACGGCTACCAACTAATCTGGTCTCGCCCCAAACGGGATTGA
- a CDS encoding WGR domain-containing protein: MILQPYHLYIERTDASRNMARYYAMSIEPNLFGDICLLRKWGRIGSNGQMMVHHFGREDEAVGLFLDLLRQKRKRGYRPRAVKAT, translated from the coding sequence GTGATCTTGCAACCTTACCATCTCTATATCGAACGCACCGATGCCTCAAGGAACATGGCACGTTACTATGCCATGTCGATCGAACCCAATCTGTTTGGCGACATCTGTCTCTTGCGCAAGTGGGGCCGCATCGGATCGAACGGGCAAATGATGGTCCATCATTTCGGCCGGGAAGACGAGGCGGTTGGGCTATTTCTCGATCTCCTCCGGCAGAAACGAAAGCGCGGCTATCGCCCTCGGGCTGTGAAAGCGACATGA
- the traG gene encoding Ti-type conjugative transfer system protein TraG: MTVNRLVLAIMPATLMITAAIFVPGIEHWLAAFGKTAQAKLMLGRIGLALPYLIVAAIGVIFLFAANGAAHIKAAGWSVVAGGAATILIAVTREAIRLSGIAGNVPAGQSVLGYADPATMLGASATLFAGVFALRVGLRGNAAFAKSAPRRIHGKRAVHGEADWMGMTEAAKMFPDAGGIVMGERYRVDRDSVMAVSFRADAQETWGAGGKAPLLCFDGSFGSSHGIVFAGSGGFKTTSVTIPTALKWGGGLIVLDPSSEVAPMVVDHRRKAGRKVIVLDPSSPATGFNALDWIGRFGGTKEEDIVAVATWIMTDNARAASARDDFFRASAMQLLTALIADVCLSGHTAESEQTLRQVRKNLSEPEPQLRQRLQEIYDNSNSDFVKENVAAFVNMTPETFSGVYANAVKETHWLSYPNYAALVSGTTFSTSNLAAGNTDVFINIDLKALETHAGLARVIIGAFLNAIYNRDGAMQGRALFLLDEVARLGYMRILETARDAGRKYGITLIMIYQSIGQMRETYGGRDAASKWFESASWISFAAINDPETADYISRRCGMTTVEIDQVSRSFQAKGSSRTRSKQLAARPLIQPHEVLRMRADEQIVFTAGNAPLRCGRAIWFRRADMKACVGANRFQSEKT; encoded by the coding sequence ATGACGGTGAATAGGCTCGTGCTAGCCATCATGCCGGCGACGCTGATGATCACCGCTGCGATCTTCGTGCCGGGCATCGAGCATTGGCTGGCAGCCTTCGGAAAGACGGCGCAGGCGAAGCTGATGCTCGGCCGGATCGGCCTTGCCCTGCCCTATTTAATAGTGGCCGCGATCGGCGTGATCTTTCTCTTCGCTGCCAATGGTGCTGCGCACATCAAGGCAGCAGGCTGGAGCGTCGTGGCGGGCGGCGCGGCAACAATCCTGATCGCTGTGACGCGCGAAGCGATCCGTCTTTCTGGCATCGCCGGCAATGTCCCAGCAGGACAGTCCGTGCTCGGATACGCGGACCCCGCAACGATGCTCGGCGCCTCCGCCACGTTGTTCGCCGGCGTGTTCGCACTTCGCGTCGGGCTTCGCGGTAACGCCGCTTTTGCCAAGTCAGCGCCGCGCCGTATCCATGGCAAGCGCGCGGTCCATGGAGAGGCCGACTGGATGGGCATGACGGAGGCCGCAAAGATGTTTCCGGATGCGGGCGGCATCGTCATGGGCGAGCGCTATCGTGTCGACCGCGACAGCGTGATGGCTGTGTCGTTCCGGGCCGACGCGCAGGAGACATGGGGTGCGGGCGGCAAAGCGCCGCTGCTTTGCTTCGACGGCTCGTTCGGTTCGTCGCACGGCATCGTCTTCGCCGGGTCCGGCGGCTTCAAGACGACGTCGGTGACCATCCCGACCGCGCTCAAATGGGGCGGCGGGCTCATCGTGCTCGACCCGTCGAGCGAGGTCGCGCCGATGGTGGTCGATCATCGACGAAAAGCTGGCCGCAAGGTGATCGTGCTGGATCCTTCCAGCCCCGCGACCGGTTTCAACGCGCTCGACTGGATCGGCCGCTTCGGCGGCACAAAAGAAGAAGACATCGTCGCGGTCGCGACATGGATCATGACCGACAACGCCCGGGCCGCCTCGGCGCGCGACGACTTCTTCCGCGCCTCCGCCATGCAGCTCCTGACCGCGTTGATCGCCGATGTTTGCCTCTCCGGTCACACGGCTGAGAGCGAACAGACGCTGCGGCAAGTGCGTAAGAATCTCTCCGAGCCCGAGCCGCAGTTGCGCCAGCGCTTGCAGGAGATCTACGACAATTCGAACTCGGATTTCGTCAAGGAGAATGTCGCGGCCTTCGTCAACATGACGCCCGAAACCTTCTCCGGCGTCTATGCCAATGCCGTTAAGGAGACCCACTGGCTTTCCTACCCGAACTATGCCGCGCTGGTGTCGGGAACGACGTTTTCGACGAGCAATCTCGCCGCGGGCAACACGGACGTATTCATCAATATCGACCTCAAGGCGCTTGAGACGCATGCGGGGCTCGCACGCGTCATCATCGGCGCCTTCCTCAACGCGATCTACAATCGCGACGGCGCGATGCAGGGCAGGGCGCTCTTCCTCCTCGATGAGGTGGCGAGGCTCGGTTACATGCGGATCCTGGAGACGGCGCGCGACGCCGGTCGCAAGTATGGCATCACGCTTATCATGATCTATCAGTCGATCGGCCAGATGCGCGAGACCTATGGCGGTCGCGATGCCGCCAGCAAGTGGTTCGAGAGCGCGAGCTGGATCTCGTTTGCCGCGATCAACGATCCCGAAACCGCGGACTACATCTCGCGCCGCTGCGGCATGACGACGGTCGAGATCGACCAGGTCAGTCGCAGTTTCCAGGCGAAAGGCTCCTCGCGCACGCGATCGAAACAGCTCGCCGCGCGGCCGCTGATCCAGCCGCATGAAGTCCTTCGCATGCGGGCCGACGAACAGATCGTCTTCACCGCAGGTAACGCGCCGCTCAGATGCGGTCGCGCGATCTGGTTCCGGCGCGCAGACATGAAAGCATGCGTCGGCGCGAACAGGTTTCAATCGGAGAAAACATGA
- the traD gene encoding type IV conjugative transfer system coupling protein TraD yields the protein MRRMTSNDARKKDTREKIELGGLIVKAGLRYEKRALLLGLLIDTGKRIKGDEAERSRLTAIGAEAFRHDGE from the coding sequence ATGCGCCGGATGACGTCGAACGATGCCCGCAAGAAAGACACGCGGGAAAAAATCGAGCTCGGCGGCCTGATCGTCAAGGCCGGCCTGCGCTACGAAAAAAGGGCGCTGCTGCTCGGCCTGCTGATCGACACCGGGAAACGGATCAAGGGCGACGAGGCGGAGCGGTCTCGCCTGACCGCCATCGGCGCGGAGGCTTTTCGCCATGACGGTGAATAG
- the traC gene encoding conjugal transfer protein TraC, whose translation MKKPSSKIREEIARLQDQLKQAETREAERIGRIALKAGLGEFEIDETELQAAFEEIAGRFRGGKGPATGRKNAGDGKAGSTSAAKDEAGAAQSSTGEA comes from the coding sequence ATGAAGAAGCCGTCATCGAAGATCAGGGAAGAGATCGCACGCCTGCAGGACCAGCTGAAGCAGGCCGAGACACGCGAGGCCGAGCGGATCGGACGCATCGCGTTGAAGGCTGGCCTGGGCGAATTCGAGATCGATGAGACCGAGCTTCAGGCGGCATTCGAGGAGATCGCCGGGCGGTTTCGCGGAGGCAAGGGACCAGCGACCGGAAGAAAAAATGCCGGTGATGGGAAAGCCGGCAGCACATCGGCCGCGAAGGACGAGGCTGGCGCGGCTCAAAGCAGCACTGGCGAGGCTTGA